One Kribbella sp. NBC_00662 genomic region harbors:
- a CDS encoding sugar ABC transporter substrate-binding protein, protein MPASEISRRSVLRALGIGGGALAAGLPLAACGSNGSAGGGGGGGNASWMTWDTESGSPMYTVAQNWAKQAGKTLDIQSIPGDDYDTKLRTVLSSGAAPTAIRINDDYVRGYYAEGSLLDLRPYLEKDGIKPDDYFPVAYNFAKQPDGAHAAWPIMTNPGVLYCNTDAFAEAGVELPPKDWAKSGWTWDDFVETAKKLTKPNGERWGALVFPDSSLETVFPVSNGGDGIYSKDATRFTLAEPQGTEAVQWVADLALVHKVHPDFATVTAGRQTPNWALAQLGTGKVAMLLGLTSGIPYLRKNAKVKWDIFPTPMKVQRTTVNTLTVLAVPKASKDPDTAWSFLKYCAGADAAKLLAQSRGFMPVAKSSSALFVPDDKSPSNLALVTQALGNAVNENFSRYIERARTIYRPVLDDVWSGKKTAEAALGGVKQKVEDVLAGKG, encoded by the coding sequence ATGCCCGCATCAGAGATCTCCCGTCGGTCCGTCCTCCGGGCCCTCGGCATCGGCGGCGGCGCGCTCGCCGCCGGCCTCCCACTCGCCGCCTGCGGCAGCAACGGCAGCGCTGGAGGGGGCGGAGGCGGCGGTAACGCCTCCTGGATGACCTGGGACACCGAGAGTGGCAGCCCGATGTACACGGTGGCCCAGAACTGGGCCAAGCAGGCCGGCAAGACCCTCGACATCCAGTCGATCCCCGGTGACGACTACGACACCAAGCTCCGGACCGTGCTGTCGTCCGGCGCCGCGCCGACCGCGATCCGGATCAACGACGACTACGTCCGCGGGTACTACGCGGAAGGCTCGCTGCTCGACCTGCGCCCGTACCTGGAGAAGGACGGCATCAAGCCGGACGACTACTTCCCGGTCGCATACAACTTCGCCAAGCAGCCCGACGGCGCGCACGCCGCCTGGCCGATCATGACCAACCCCGGCGTGCTGTACTGCAACACCGACGCGTTCGCGGAGGCCGGGGTCGAGCTGCCGCCGAAGGACTGGGCCAAGAGCGGCTGGACGTGGGACGACTTCGTCGAGACGGCCAAGAAGCTGACCAAGCCGAACGGCGAGCGCTGGGGCGCACTGGTCTTCCCCGACTCCTCGCTCGAGACCGTCTTCCCCGTGAGCAACGGCGGCGACGGCATCTACTCCAAGGACGCGACCCGGTTCACGCTGGCCGAACCGCAGGGAACCGAGGCGGTCCAGTGGGTCGCCGACCTCGCCCTGGTCCACAAGGTGCACCCGGACTTCGCCACCGTCACCGCCGGCCGCCAGACCCCGAACTGGGCGCTGGCCCAGCTCGGCACCGGCAAGGTCGCGATGCTGCTCGGCCTGACCAGCGGTATCCCGTACCTGCGCAAGAACGCCAAGGTGAAATGGGACATCTTCCCGACACCGATGAAGGTCCAGCGGACGACCGTGAACACGTTGACCGTGCTCGCGGTCCCGAAGGCGTCGAAGGACCCCGACACCGCGTGGAGCTTCCTGAAGTACTGCGCCGGCGCGGACGCGGCCAAGCTGCTCGCGCAGTCCCGAGGATTCATGCCGGTCGCGAAGAGCTCGTCGGCGCTGTTCGTGCCCGACGACAAGTCGCCGTCGAACCTTGCGCTGGTGACGCAGGCGCTCGGCAACGCGGTCAACGAGAACTTCAGCCGTTACATCGAACGTGCCCGGACCATCTACCGGCCGGTGCTCGACGACGTCTGGAGCGGTAAGAAGACCGCCGAGGCGGCGCTGGGCGGCGTCAAGCAGAAGGTCGAAGACGTACTCGCAGGCAAGGGATGA
- a CDS encoding mandelate racemase/muconate lactonizing enzyme family protein, producing MRITNIESIILLDKLHIVKVHTDEGLVGVGEVSPMNAHVSHSVVEQALAPLLIGEEATDIERLWRRLYTKPYKLGPGGAQLNAIAGIDIALWDLLGKAAGLPTYQLLGGKYRQSAKVYASSMSRSMTPEQEAERAQSFQEKGFHGYKIHSSTPWMHDDGFDQTIATVTAVRKLVGDDFPVLVDVNNAYYEHTAIKLAHALEDLGVWHFEEPLAAHDYAAYGRLADAVDIPIAAGEQEYTTWQFRDLILDGRVDILQPDVIKCGGITEFKKIAVLADTFTKPITVHNTQQTIGTSAHAHLWVSTPSCVYPQEYNIEHNPILDDVPIWKNPLVPVNGEITPWDLPGLGIELDDDAVAKLRTN from the coding sequence ATGCGGATCACGAACATCGAGTCGATCATCCTGCTCGACAAGCTGCACATCGTGAAGGTGCACACCGACGAGGGCCTGGTCGGTGTCGGCGAGGTCAGCCCGATGAATGCCCACGTCTCGCACAGCGTCGTGGAGCAGGCCCTGGCGCCGCTGCTGATCGGCGAGGAGGCGACCGACATCGAGCGCCTGTGGCGCCGGCTCTACACCAAGCCGTACAAACTCGGTCCCGGCGGCGCGCAGCTGAACGCGATCGCGGGTATCGACATCGCGCTGTGGGACCTGCTCGGCAAGGCGGCCGGGCTGCCGACGTACCAGCTCCTCGGCGGCAAGTACCGGCAGAGCGCGAAGGTCTACGCGAGCTCGATGTCGCGCAGCATGACACCGGAGCAGGAGGCCGAGCGTGCGCAGTCCTTCCAGGAGAAGGGCTTCCACGGTTACAAGATCCACTCGTCGACGCCGTGGATGCACGACGACGGCTTCGACCAGACCATCGCCACCGTGACCGCGGTGCGCAAGCTCGTCGGTGACGACTTCCCGGTCCTGGTCGACGTCAACAACGCCTACTACGAACACACCGCGATCAAGCTGGCCCACGCGCTGGAGGACCTCGGCGTGTGGCATTTCGAGGAACCGCTCGCCGCCCACGACTACGCGGCGTACGGACGGCTGGCCGACGCGGTCGACATCCCGATCGCGGCCGGCGAGCAGGAGTACACCACCTGGCAGTTCCGCGACCTGATCCTCGACGGCCGAGTCGACATCCTGCAGCCCGACGTGATCAAGTGCGGCGGCATCACCGAGTTCAAGAAGATCGCGGTGCTCGCCGACACCTTCACCAAGCCGATCACGGTGCACAACACGCAACAGACGATCGGTACGTCGGCACACGCGCACCTGTGGGTCAGTACGCCGTCCTGCGTCTACCCGCAGGAGTACAACATCGAGCACAACCCGATCCTCGACGACGTACCGATCTGGAAGAACCCGCTCGTCCCGGTGAACGGTGAGATCACGCCGTGGGACCTGCCCGGTCTGGGCATCGAGCTGGACGACGACGCGGTCGCCAAACTGCGGACCAATTAA